In Triticum urartu cultivar G1812 unplaced genomic scaffold, Tu2.1 TuUngrouped_contig_4726, whole genome shotgun sequence, one DNA window encodes the following:
- the LOC125528230 gene encoding COBRA-like protein 10, whose translation MTKAAPMAPRRRRWPGYLLAAAVVLAVVTAARAQDYNNGDDEEEKPKPQLKAQEACNGAFLSYTFIERAKEFPHLKNATAQAYAFKAQATVLNTMTTDLKAWQMFVGFQQKEILVSVSGAVLLDGTDFPANVSGGVTFAGYPMADLLNSIDTAGDLTQIQVQMDITGTQFGVKPPGKPMPKTIKLTNPGYRCPAPTHKDSVMYVCCVKDPKFKVKKANSTRYLPRQKADLTMAYDVLTSYGNKYIAQVTIDNWSPMSRLDNWNLTWEWKRGEFIEKMRGAYTLLKEGPACVYSPAASYYKDFDFTPVYNCEKRPVIVALPPDREKDNDVGNLPFCCKNGTLLPPIMDESKSRAIFQLTVYKMPPDLNRTALYPPSNWKITGKLNPHYVCRQPIRVSPMEFPDGSGLMSTTPAVASWQVACNITRPKKRASKCCVSFSAYYNDSTVPCNTCACGCGNDTATCDPDAHPVLLPAEAMLVPFDNRTAKARAWAKIKHWRVPNPMPCGDNCGVSINWHVMNNYKSGWSVRITIFNWQDYTFKNWFAAVKMGEHYSGYENVYSFNGTRLDAPFNNTIFMQALPGLEYLDPITDGRTSAYPRLPGKQQSVISFKKKDVPNINIPKGGGFPKRVYFDGEECALPHKLPSSARRRAGAPSLLQAVTGVVLVMIVALVDSSCL comes from the exons ATGACCAAGGCAGCGCCTATGGCGCCTCGGCGGCGGCGATGGCCGGGGTACTTGCTCGCCGCCGCGGTCGTCCTTGCCGTCGTCACCGCCGCACGGGCGCAGGATTACAATAACggcgatgatgaggaggagaaGCCTAAGCCGCAGCTCAAGGCGCAGGAGGCGTGCAACGGCGCGTTCCTGTCGTACACGTTCATTGAGCGCGCCAAGGAGTTCCCGCACCTCAAGAACGCGACGGCGCAGGCGTACGCGTTCAAGGCGCAGGCGACCGTGCTCAACACCATGACGACGGACCTCAAGGCGTGGCAGATGTTCGTCGGGTTCCAGCAGAAGGAGATCCTTGTGTCAGTCAGCGGCGCCGTGCTCCTCGACGGCACTGACTTCCCCGCAAACGTCTCCGGTGGCGTTACATTTGCGGGATACCCGATGGCCGACCTCCTCAACTCCATCGACACCGCCGGCGACCTGACGCAGATACAGGTCCAGATGGACATCACCGGCACGCAGTTCGGCGTCAAGCCCCCCGGAAAGCCCATGCCCAAGACCATCAAGCTCACCAATCCCGGCTACCGATGCCCCGCGCCCACCCACAAAG ATAGCGTGATGTACGTGTGCTGCGTTAAAGATCCCAAGTTCAAGGTGAAGAAGGCCAACAGCACGCGGTACCTGCCGCGGCAGAAGGCCGACCTGACCATGGCCTACGACGTGCTCACGTCGTACGGCAACAAGTACATCGCGCAGGTGACCATCGACAACTGGAGCCCCATGAGCCGGCTGGACAACTGGAACCTCACCTGGGAGTGGAAGCGCGGCGAGTTCATCGAGAAGATGCGCGGCGCCTACACGCTGCTCAAGGAGGGCCCGGCCTGCGTCTACAGCCCGGCGGCGAGCTACTACAAGGACTTCGACTTCACGCCCGTGTACAACTGCGAGAAGAGGCCGGTCATCGTCGCCCTCCCGCCGGACCGGGAGAAGGACAACGACGTGGGCAACCTGCCCTTCTGCTGCAAGAACGGCACGCTGCTGCCGCCCATCATGGACGAGTCCAAGTCGCGGGCCATCTTCCAGCTCACCGTCTACAAGATGCCGCCGGACCTCAACCGGACGGCGCTCTACCCGCCGTCCAACTGGAAGATCACCGGGAAGCTCAACCCGCACTACGTGTGCCGGCAGCCGATCCGGGTGAGCCCCATGGAGTTCCCCGACGGGTCGGGGCTCATGTCGACCACCCCCGCCGTGGCGTCGTGGCAGGTGGCCTGCAACATCACCCGCCCCAAGAAGCGCGCCTCCAAATGCTGCGTCTCCTTCTCGGCCTACTACAACGACTCCACGGTGCCATGCAACACCTGCGCATGCGGCTGCGGCAACGACACCGCCACGTGCGACCCGGACGCCCACCCAGTCCTGCTGCCGGCGGAGGCCATGCTCGTGCCCTTCGACAACCGCACCGCCAAGGCCCGGGCGTGGGCCAAGATCAAGCACTGGCGCGTGCCCAACCCCATGCCCTGCGGCGACAACTGCGGCGTCAGCATCAACTGGCACGTCATGAACAACTACAAGTCCGGCTGGTCGGTGCGCATCACCATCTTCAACTGGCAGGACTACACCTTCAAGAACTGGTTCGCCGCCGTCAAAATGGGCGAGCACTACAGCGGCTACGAGAACGTCTACTCCTTCAACGGTACCCGGTTGGACGCGCCCTTCAACAACACCATATTCATGCAGGCCCTGCCGGGGCTCGAATACCTGGACCCCATCACCGACGGCAGAACGTCGGCGTACCCGAGGCTGCCCGGGAAGCAGCAGTCCGTCATCTCGTTCAAGAAGAAGGACGTGCCAAACATCAATATCCCCAAAGGAGGAGGCTTCCCCAAGCGGGTCTACTTCGACGGCGAGGAGTGCGCGCTCCCCCACAAGTTACCGTCGAGTGCACGCCGGCGGGCAGGGGCTCCCAGTCTCTTGCAGGCTGTCACCGGGGTGGTTCTTGTGATGATTGTTGCTCTTGTGGACTCCTCGTGCTTATGA